Below is a window of Helicobacter sp. MIT 05-5293 DNA.
TGCCATAGATTTTAGTTTGTGATGTGGGGGCTTTTAGCTCATTATTTTCTAACTCATCAGCGAGATTTGCTAATGCTTCAAAAATCACACTTTGTATTTTTTCTTTCATTTATTCTCCTTTTGATAGATTTGTGAAGTATGAGAGATTTGCAGGTAAGAATCCCGCAAACACTTTTGGTATAGCCTTGAAGTCTTCTAAAGAAAGATTAAAATAATAATTGAGAGTGTCTTCATTGATGATTCTTGCGCCGAATCGTTTGTGAAATGCTACTACTTGCACATTTGCCTTTCTCACATCAAAACGCGCCATTTTAAACCCTAAGGTATAGAATCCAAAGACATACAAGCAAAGCGCAGATTCTATAGCGACATAGCTAGGTGCATCATCTTGGATAATCCAACTCCCCCAGCAGAAACTATCCTCTTGAAAGTCATAGATTCTTATCGTCCCAAAAGGTTGTCCCTCTAGGGATTGGATAATAAAATAATATTCTTTTCCCGCAGATTCTCGCTTTTTGTAGGATTCAATCCATTGTTCTTGTGCGGGGATTCCACCTGAAGTTTGCGTCAAGAATTTTGCTTTTTTATCACTGCGTAGAGTGTAGATAAACTCCGCATCACTTACTCCCACCAAGCGCAAAGAAATATGTTTGCCAATGATTGGACTTGATAAAATAGGGGCTTTTTTCACGATACTGCCTCCTGTAAAAAGAGAGATTGACAATCAAAAGT
It encodes the following:
- a CDS encoding GNAT family N-acetyltransferase, whose protein sequence is MKKAPILSSPIIGKHISLRLVGVSDAEFIYTLRSDKKAKFLTQTSGGIPAQEQWIESYKKRESAGKEYYFIIQSLEGQPFGTIRIYDFQEDSFCWGSWIIQDDAPSYVAIESALCLYVFGFYTLGFKMARFDVRKANVQVVAFHKRFGARIINEDTLNYYFNLSLEDFKAIPKVFAGFLPANLSYFTNLSKGE